One stretch of Methyloversatilis sp. RAC08 DNA includes these proteins:
- a CDS encoding quinoprotein relay system zinc metallohydrolase 1, giving the protein MIRRFLLALVLAGGTLLAQAADKTGSDRFDYGLVPQKIADNSWVFVGRTEDITRENGGNIVNTAFVVTAEGVVVIDTGPSRRYGEQMRAAIARVTDRPVIRVFNTHQHPDHFLGNQVFAGIPTAALPAAQAGMREQGGAFADNMYRMAGDWLAGTEVTVADQAAQAGRLTIGGHEFELIALEGHTGGDLAIFDRTTGVLYAGDLIFLDRAPTTPHASLTHWRAALDTLAALPVKRTLPGHGPVHDDRRGVLQTRDWLDWLDDTLNRAAASGMDMAEVMVLPLPERFAQMPLARSEFERSVTHLYSRYEQQTLNTAAPSRLKQK; this is encoded by the coding sequence ATGATCCGGCGGTTCCTGCTCGCACTCGTGCTGGCCGGTGGAACGTTGCTGGCGCAGGCGGCCGACAAGACGGGCTCCGACCGTTTCGACTACGGCCTCGTGCCGCAGAAGATCGCCGACAACAGCTGGGTTTTCGTCGGTCGGACCGAAGACATCACTCGGGAGAACGGCGGCAACATCGTCAATACTGCTTTTGTCGTGACGGCCGAGGGCGTTGTGGTGATCGACACCGGTCCGTCGCGTCGCTACGGCGAACAGATGCGGGCGGCCATCGCCCGCGTGACCGACCGTCCGGTCATCCGCGTGTTCAACACCCACCAGCACCCCGACCATTTCCTCGGCAATCAGGTGTTTGCCGGCATACCCACTGCAGCGTTGCCGGCTGCGCAGGCGGGCATGCGGGAGCAGGGCGGGGCGTTCGCCGACAACATGTACCGCATGGCCGGTGACTGGCTGGCCGGCACCGAGGTCACGGTAGCGGATCAGGCTGCGCAGGCGGGCCGGCTGACGATAGGCGGCCACGAATTCGAGCTGATCGCGCTGGAAGGTCATACCGGCGGCGATCTGGCGATTTTTGACCGCACCACCGGCGTGCTGTACGCCGGTGACCTGATCTTCCTCGACCGGGCACCGACCACGCCGCACGCCTCGCTCACCCACTGGCGCGCCGCGCTCGACACGCTGGCCGCACTCCCGGTGAAGCGCACGCTGCCGGGTCATGGCCCGGTGCATGACGACCGACGTGGCGTCCTGCAGACACGCGACTGGCTCGACTGGCTCGACGACACGCTGAATCGCGCTGCGGCGAGCGGCATGGACATGGCCGAAGTGATGGTGCTGCCACTGCCTGAACGTTTCGCGCAGATGCCACTTGCGCGCAGCGAGTTCGAACGGTCGGTCACGCATCTGTATAGCCGCTATGAACAGCAGACGCTGAACACTGCTGCGCCGTCCCGATTGAAACAAAAATGA
- a CDS encoding quinoprotein dehydrogenase-associated SoxYZ-like carrier: MKQLLMALWLALGLGAAAGAADPLGSSRWPDLQREYAGDAPVTFDSRVEVLAPKVAEDSMNVPVTIKFRDLPDVKRVLVVADFNPIVKVLDYQPLLAQPGLSFRIKLQQASPIRALVQTGDGKWYAGGVWVDAAGGGCTAPSTGRSAPDWASTLNQVQARVFHDGQNQRVRLRIMHPMDTGLAPGIPAFYIEQLAVEDASGEAMLRMETFEPLSENPVFSFDLPDTGKAALRVVGRDNNGNRIDAMVQP, from the coding sequence ATGAAGCAGTTACTGATGGCCCTCTGGCTGGCGCTGGGGCTTGGCGCAGCCGCGGGCGCAGCCGACCCCCTCGGGTCGTCGCGCTGGCCCGACCTGCAGCGCGAATACGCCGGCGACGCGCCGGTTACCTTCGATTCCCGTGTCGAGGTACTGGCGCCCAAGGTGGCCGAGGATTCGATGAACGTGCCGGTCACGATCAAGTTCCGGGACCTGCCCGATGTGAAGCGCGTGCTGGTGGTCGCGGACTTCAACCCCATCGTCAAGGTGCTGGACTATCAGCCGCTGCTGGCGCAACCCGGGTTGTCCTTCCGCATCAAGCTGCAGCAGGCCAGTCCGATCCGCGCGCTGGTGCAGACCGGTGACGGAAAATGGTATGCGGGCGGCGTGTGGGTCGATGCTGCGGGTGGCGGCTGCACGGCGCCCAGCACGGGTCGCAGCGCGCCTGACTGGGCCAGCACGCTGAACCAGGTGCAGGCGCGCGTATTCCACGACGGGCAGAACCAGCGTGTGCGGCTGCGCATCATGCATCCGATGGATACCGGCCTCGCGCCGGGCATTCCGGCCTTCTACATAGAGCAACTGGCGGTCGAGGACGCCAGTGGCGAGGCGATGCTGCGTATGGAAACCTTCGAGCCGCTGAGCGAAAACCCGGTGTTTTCGTTTGATCTGCCCGATACAGGCAAGGCGGCGCTGCGTGTGGTCGGCCGCGACAACAACGGCAACCGCATCGACGCGATGGTGCAGCCATGA
- a CDS encoding methanol/ethanol family PQQ-dependent dehydrogenase — translation MKTFSLKNPALCIALGALLASPAHAAKTVSWEDIVNDDKTTGDVLTYGLGMKAQRHSPLKQINTKTVSALSPAWSYSFGGEKQRGQQGQALVHDGVIYITASYSRMYAVEARTGKRLWTYEHRLPDDIRPCCDVVNRGAAIYGDKVYFGTLDAGMVALNKDTGKVVWSKKWGDHKIGYTMTGAPFVVKDQKSGRVMLVHGSSGDEFGVIGYLFARDVDTGEEIWARPMVEGHMGRLNGKDSTPTGDAKAPSWPDDPSSPTGKVEAWSHGGGAPWQTASFDVEQNMVVIGTGNPAPWNTWKRTKEGDSPSKWPSLFTSGQAYVDASSGELKGFFSHTPNDAWDFSGNNSVLLFEYKDPKTGKQIKASAHADRNGYFFVTDREKLATGAGYPWKQTALIGAWPFVDGITWTKGFDLKTGMPNVVESQYPPKPKAGEEKGESIFVSPPFLGGTNWMPMSYSPATELFYIPGNHWAMDYWAENVTYKAGAAYLGQGFRIKKLFDDHVGILRAIDPKTGKIAWEHKEQFPLWAGTLTTAGGLLFTGTSDGYVKAFDAKTGKEMWKFQTGSGVVSVPITWEQDGEQYVGIASGYGGAVPLWGGDMAELTKQVNQGGSFWAFKLPKR, via the coding sequence ATGAAAACGTTTTCACTGAAGAACCCGGCACTTTGCATCGCGCTCGGCGCGCTGCTGGCCAGCCCGGCCCACGCCGCGAAGACGGTGAGCTGGGAAGACATCGTCAATGACGACAAGACAACCGGCGACGTGCTGACCTACGGCCTGGGCATGAAGGCCCAGCGTCACAGCCCGCTCAAGCAGATCAATACGAAAACCGTATCGGCGCTCTCCCCCGCCTGGTCCTATTCCTTCGGTGGCGAAAAGCAGCGCGGCCAGCAGGGGCAGGCGCTGGTGCACGACGGCGTCATCTACATCACCGCTTCGTACTCGCGCATGTATGCCGTCGAAGCCAGAACCGGCAAGCGGCTGTGGACCTACGAGCACCGCCTGCCCGACGATATCCGCCCCTGCTGCGACGTGGTCAACCGGGGCGCCGCCATCTACGGCGACAAGGTGTACTTCGGCACGCTGGACGCCGGCATGGTCGCGCTGAACAAGGATACCGGCAAGGTCGTCTGGTCGAAGAAGTGGGGTGACCACAAGATCGGCTACACGATGACCGGCGCACCGTTTGTCGTGAAGGACCAGAAGAGCGGCCGCGTCATGCTGGTGCACGGCTCGTCGGGTGACGAATTCGGCGTGATCGGCTATCTGTTCGCACGCGATGTCGACACCGGCGAAGAAATCTGGGCGCGCCCCATGGTCGAAGGCCACATGGGCCGGCTCAACGGCAAGGACAGCACACCGACCGGCGACGCCAAGGCGCCGAGCTGGCCGGATGACCCGAGCTCGCCGACCGGCAAGGTCGAAGCCTGGAGTCATGGCGGCGGTGCCCCCTGGCAGACCGCCTCGTTCGACGTCGAGCAGAACATGGTCGTGATCGGTACCGGCAACCCGGCGCCGTGGAACACCTGGAAGCGCACCAAGGAAGGCGACAGCCCGAGCAAGTGGCCCAGCCTGTTCACGTCCGGTCAGGCCTATGTCGATGCCTCGAGCGGCGAGCTGAAGGGCTTCTTCTCGCACACGCCGAATGATGCCTGGGACTTCTCCGGCAACAATTCCGTGCTGCTGTTCGAATACAAGGATCCGAAGACCGGCAAGCAGATCAAGGCATCGGCACACGCCGACCGCAACGGCTACTTCTTCGTGACCGACCGCGAAAAGCTCGCGACCGGTGCCGGCTACCCGTGGAAGCAGACGGCGCTGATCGGCGCCTGGCCGTTCGTAGATGGCATCACCTGGACCAAGGGATTCGACCTGAAGACCGGCATGCCCAATGTGGTCGAAAGCCAGTACCCGCCGAAGCCGAAGGCCGGTGAAGAAAAGGGCGAAAGCATTTTCGTGTCACCGCCCTTCCTCGGCGGCACCAACTGGATGCCCATGTCCTACAGCCCTGCGACCGAGTTGTTCTACATTCCAGGCAACCACTGGGCGATGGACTACTGGGCGGAAAACGTCACCTACAAGGCGGGTGCGGCCTACCTCGGCCAGGGCTTCCGCATCAAGAAGCTGTTCGACGACCATGTGGGCATCCTGCGCGCGATCGATCCGAAGACCGGCAAGATCGCCTGGGAACACAAGGAGCAGTTCCCGCTGTGGGCCGGTACGCTGACCACCGCCGGCGGCCTTTTGTTCACGGGTACGTCCGACGGCTATGTGAAGGCCTTCGACGCAAAGACCGGCAAGGAAATGTGGAAATTCCAGACCGGTTCCGGCGTCGTATCGGTACCCATCACGTGGGAACAGGACGGCGAACAGTACGTCGGTATCGCCTCCGGTTACGGCGGCGCCGTGCCGCTGTGGGGGGGTGACATGGCGGAGCTGACCAAACAGGTGAATCAGGGCGGCTCATTCTGGGCCTTCAAGCTGCCGAAGCGCTGA
- a CDS encoding pentapeptide repeat-containing protein — protein sequence MKLSRIVAFCVLLGRLTAPAHAVDASSVEEAHEEVLVINGCPIWPYTRCPGVDLSHADLSLRDLAGADLTGARLVRADLRSANLAGAMLDGADLSAANVQKANIPAASLRGARLIATNLEFARMFRADLSNADLSMANMEAARATHVRLNGARLIDVNMQETKFQEADFRNAVMKNCFTRFAVFLDVSFEGCDGCPVDW from the coding sequence ATGAAGCTTTCGCGCATCGTCGCCTTCTGTGTGCTGCTTGGACGCCTGACTGCCCCGGCCCATGCCGTCGATGCTTCTTCCGTCGAGGAGGCGCACGAAGAAGTGCTGGTCATCAATGGCTGCCCCATCTGGCCCTACACCCGCTGTCCCGGCGTTGATCTCAGTCACGCCGACCTGTCGCTGCGCGATCTTGCGGGTGCCGACCTGACCGGTGCAAGACTGGTCCGCGCCGACCTGCGCAGCGCCAATCTGGCCGGCGCCATGCTGGACGGTGCCGATCTGAGCGCAGCAAATGTGCAGAAGGCGAACATTCCCGCCGCGTCGCTGCGTGGCGCCAGGCTCATCGCCACGAATCTGGAATTCGCTCGCATGTTCCGCGCCGACCTCAGCAATGCCGACCTGTCGATGGCGAACATGGAAGCCGCCCGCGCCACCCATGTGCGACTGAATGGCGCGCGCCTGATCGACGTGAACATGCAGGAAACCAAGTTCCAGGAAGCCGACTTCCGCAACGCCGTCATGAAGAACTGCTTCACCCGCTTTGCCGTATTCCTGGACGTGAGCTTCGAAGGCTGCGACGGCTGTCCGGTCGACTGGTAA
- a CDS encoding c-type cytochrome, translated as MTQRLLAPLLASALFLLADPAFAERPAAPLTDTSSLPMLGAAWRDANPYRDDAAIAAVGRTLYNETCSKCHGPEMNAKGHPAPPLRRLQRYCRKVQDAALKARCLADVDHYFVTTVLKGKYILGVEHMPAWDGILKQEAVWAIKTYVDSRSR; from the coding sequence ATGACACAACGACTGCTCGCCCCGCTGCTCGCCAGTGCGCTGTTCCTGCTGGCGGACCCCGCATTCGCCGAGCGGCCTGCGGCACCGCTGACCGACACATCGTCCCTGCCCATGCTGGGCGCTGCCTGGCGCGACGCCAATCCCTATCGCGATGACGCGGCGATCGCCGCGGTCGGGCGCACGCTGTACAACGAAACCTGTTCGAAGTGCCACGGCCCGGAAATGAATGCGAAGGGCCACCCTGCTCCGCCGCTGCGCCGGCTGCAGCGCTACTGCAGGAAGGTGCAGGACGCCGCGTTGAAAGCGCGCTGTCTGGCCGACGTGGACCACTATTTCGTGACCACGGTGCTGAAGGGCAAATACATCCTGGGTGTGGAACACATGCCTGCATGGGACGGCATCCTGAAGCAGGAAGCCGTGTGGGCCATCAAGACCTACGTCGATTCGCGTAGCCGCTGA
- a CDS encoding methyl-accepting chemotaxis protein translates to MRNQLSVRKAFIFHSLLASVVSVTTLGVQQTFFPGTAGLLAAGAISFAAILGVGFWFGNGFGRRAEMVVNALHSLAEGKLNHKLSLSGKDDFAWLGYEYNQACKSFRKLIEKMTVLSSTLTQSAEELSQLTITANQNGTKQADRIRTVAEAMEEMTASARQVAALSADMDSIVRSTGDSTRSGKTDLEHSMDGVSRIAVEMEESLTVIERLVKDSEEIAKINDVVKEISDQTNLLALNAAIEAARAGEQGRGFAVVADEVRKLAQRTQGSTADIEHIVAKIRHDAKETVERVGQASERVSGAVKTSRGAVDTFTNILQRMDELVSKSGEVALSMQEQDTTAHAILRNAGELSALSEDNARGVSMTATQGESLAASARELEGSLRTFQI, encoded by the coding sequence ATGAGAAATCAGCTCAGCGTGCGAAAGGCGTTCATATTTCATTCATTGCTGGCGAGTGTCGTCAGCGTGACCACACTCGGCGTACAGCAAACCTTCTTTCCGGGCACGGCCGGCCTGCTGGCGGCAGGTGCGATCAGCTTCGCGGCAATCCTCGGCGTCGGTTTCTGGTTCGGCAACGGCTTCGGCCGGCGTGCCGAAATGGTCGTCAATGCGCTGCACAGCCTCGCCGAGGGGAAGCTTAACCACAAGCTCAGCCTGTCCGGCAAGGATGATTTCGCCTGGCTGGGCTATGAGTACAACCAGGCCTGCAAGTCCTTCCGCAAGCTGATCGAGAAGATGACGGTGCTGTCGTCGACGCTCACGCAGTCGGCCGAAGAACTGTCGCAACTGACCATCACGGCGAACCAGAATGGAACCAAGCAGGCGGACCGCATTCGCACGGTCGCCGAGGCGATGGAGGAAATGACGGCGTCGGCGCGTCAGGTCGCTGCCCTGTCGGCGGACATGGACAGCATCGTGCGCAGCACGGGTGACAGCACGCGCAGTGGCAAGACCGACCTCGAGCACTCGATGGACGGCGTCAGCCGCATCGCGGTCGAGATGGAAGAGTCGCTGACCGTGATCGAACGTCTGGTCAAGGATTCCGAAGAGATCGCCAAGATCAACGACGTGGTAAAAGAAATTTCGGACCAGACCAACCTGCTGGCACTGAACGCCGCGATCGAAGCCGCACGTGCCGGTGAACAGGGCCGTGGCTTCGCCGTGGTGGCCGACGAGGTGCGCAAGCTGGCACAGCGCACCCAGGGCTCGACTGCCGACATCGAACACATCGTCGCCAAGATCCGTCACGACGCGAAGGAAACGGTTGAGCGTGTCGGCCAGGCGAGCGAGCGGGTCAGCGGCGCGGTCAAGACCTCGCGCGGCGCGGTCGACACCTTCACCAACATCCTGCAGCGCATGGACGAACTGGTCAGCAAGTCCGGCGAAGTCGCACTGAGCATGCAGGAACAGGACACCACGGCGCACGCCATCCTGCGCAATGCGGGCGAACTGTCGGCGCTGTCGGAAGACAATGCACGCGGTGTGTCGATGACCGCCACGCAGGGCGAATCGCTGGCCGCGTCGGCACGCGAACTCGAAGGCAGCCTGCGTACCTTCCAGATCTGA
- a CDS encoding TRAP transporter large permease has product MSAAIIFVMLLVLMLTGMPVSISLGLTVLTFLFTMTDVPVESVALKLFTGIEKFEIMAIPFFILAGNFLTHGGVAKRMINFATSLVGHFHGGLGMGGVVACGLFAAVSGSSPATVAAIGAILLPAMVKQGFPMKFGAGIVASSGALGILIPPSIVMVMYAVSTNSSIGALFMAGVIPGAVLLFMLGFTTWWFAKKNNYPRMAKAPVADRIKAFRESFWGLMLIFVVMGGIYTGIFTPTEAAAMSAVYAFIVAVFVYRDLPLKRIPKVLLDSANMSAMLLYIITNAILFSFLLTSEQIPQAVAAWLVDSGLGALGFLLVVNILLLLAGNIMEPSSIILITAPILFPVAMALGIDPVHFGIIITVNMEIGMITPPVGLNLYVGSGIAKLGMTDMTKAVTPWLITMLIFLMIVTYWPSMSLWLPRTLGMMS; this is encoded by the coding sequence ATGAGCGCCGCCATCATCTTCGTCATGCTGCTGGTGCTGATGCTGACCGGCATGCCGGTATCGATCTCGCTCGGTCTGACGGTACTGACCTTCCTGTTCACGATGACCGACGTGCCGGTCGAGTCGGTGGCGCTGAAGCTGTTCACGGGTATCGAGAAGTTCGAAATCATGGCGATTCCGTTCTTCATCCTGGCCGGCAACTTCCTGACCCATGGCGGCGTGGCGAAACGCATGATCAATTTCGCCACCTCGCTGGTCGGTCACTTTCACGGTGGTCTGGGCATGGGCGGCGTCGTGGCCTGCGGGCTGTTTGCCGCGGTGTCGGGTTCCAGCCCGGCGACCGTGGCGGCGATCGGTGCCATCCTGCTGCCGGCCATGGTGAAGCAGGGCTTCCCGATGAAGTTCGGCGCCGGCATCGTCGCCAGTTCGGGCGCGCTGGGCATCCTGATTCCGCCGTCGATCGTCATGGTGATGTACGCGGTATCGACCAATTCGTCGATCGGCGCGCTGTTCATGGCGGGCGTGATTCCAGGCGCGGTGCTGCTGTTCATGCTCGGCTTCACGACCTGGTGGTTCGCGAAGAAGAACAACTATCCGCGCATGGCGAAGGCACCGGTGGCCGACCGCATCAAGGCCTTCCGCGAGTCCTTCTGGGGCCTGATGCTGATCTTCGTCGTGATGGGCGGCATCTATACCGGCATCTTCACGCCGACCGAAGCGGCGGCGATGAGTGCGGTGTACGCCTTCATCGTGGCGGTATTCGTCTATCGCGATCTGCCGCTGAAGCGCATCCCCAAGGTGCTGCTCGACTCGGCCAACATGAGCGCGATGCTGCTCTACATCATCACCAACGCCATCCTGTTCTCCTTCCTGCTCACGTCGGAACAGATTCCGCAGGCGGTGGCGGCCTGGCTGGTGGACAGTGGTCTGGGTGCACTGGGCTTCCTGCTGGTGGTGAATATCCTGCTGCTGCTGGCCGGCAACATCATGGAGCCGTCGTCCATCATCCTGATCACCGCGCCCATCCTGTTTCCGGTGGCGATGGCGCTGGGCATCGACCCGGTGCACTTCGGCATCATCATCACGGTGAACATGGAGATCGGCATGATCACGCCGCCTGTGGGACTGAACCTGTATGTGGGCAGCGGCATCGCGAAACTCGGCATGACCGACATGACCAAGGCGGTCACGCCGTGGCTGATCACCATGCTCATCTTCCTGATGATCGTCACCTACTGGCCGTCGATGTCGCTGTGGCTGCCGCGCACGCTGGGCATGATGAGCTAG
- a CDS encoding TRAP transporter small permease encodes MLRLLDHIEEWLITLLIGVATIVIFVAVVHRYASGYSIPGLQDWLLSLNLSWAQELCIILFVWMAKFGAAYGVRTGIHVGVDVLINQLQPALRNKFVIFGLAAGALFTGIVCVLGSHFVWENGAAYAVRSTIGLDIGDLYEGPTTPDLEWPTWMVYMAIPLGSGLMCFRFLQVMTTFIRTGELPHHDHAHVEGMDEVKPILVGEAVENAEEAEHAKGGRK; translated from the coding sequence GTGCTCCGCTTGCTCGACCATATCGAGGAGTGGCTGATCACGCTGCTGATTGGCGTCGCCACCATCGTCATTTTCGTTGCGGTTGTCCATCGCTACGCCAGCGGATACAGCATCCCCGGCCTGCAGGACTGGCTGCTTTCACTGAACCTCAGCTGGGCGCAGGAACTGTGCATCATCCTGTTCGTCTGGATGGCCAAGTTCGGCGCCGCCTACGGCGTACGCACCGGCATCCACGTCGGTGTCGATGTGCTGATCAACCAGCTGCAGCCTGCGCTGCGCAACAAGTTCGTCATTTTCGGGCTGGCGGCCGGCGCGCTGTTCACCGGCATCGTCTGCGTGCTGGGCAGCCACTTCGTGTGGGAGAACGGCGCCGCCTACGCCGTACGCAGCACGATCGGCCTGGACATCGGCGATCTGTATGAAGGACCGACCACGCCCGACCTGGAGTGGCCGACCTGGATGGTCTACATGGCGATCCCGCTCGGTTCCGGCCTGATGTGCTTCCGCTTCCTGCAGGTGATGACGACCTTCATCCGCACCGGTGAATTGCCGCATCACGATCATGCGCACGTCGAGGGCATGGACGAGGTCAAGCCCATCCTGGTGGGCGAGGCGGTCGAGAACGCTGAAGAAGCCGAACATGCGAAGGGAGGCCGCAAATGA
- a CDS encoding TRAP transporter substrate-binding protein — protein MKLHSMLFGLIALGLTPFAAAQQPIVIKFSHVVATETPKGKAADFFKKRAEELTGGKVKVEVYPNSQLYKDKEEMEALQLGAVQMLAPSLAKFGPLGVKEFEVFDLPFIFDGYADLHKVTKGPIGAGILKKLDSKGIIGLAFWDNGFKSFSANTPIRTPADLKAKKLRIQSSKVLEEQMRSIGALPQVMAFSEAYQALQTGVVDGTENPHSNMYTQKMHEVQKHMAVTDHGYLGYAVIVNKKFWDGLPADVRGQLDVAMKESTEYANKIAKEENDASLEGIRKSGKTQVYVPTADERLAFKRAMVPVHKKMEGRIGRELIDAIYKETAFDPSKL, from the coding sequence ATGAAACTTCATTCGATGTTGTTCGGCCTGATTGCGCTCGGCCTGACCCCGTTTGCCGCTGCACAACAGCCCATCGTGATCAAGTTCAGCCACGTCGTGGCGACCGAAACACCGAAGGGCAAGGCGGCCGACTTTTTCAAGAAGCGCGCCGAGGAACTGACCGGCGGCAAGGTGAAGGTCGAGGTCTATCCGAACAGCCAGCTGTACAAGGACAAGGAAGAGATGGAGGCGTTGCAGCTGGGTGCCGTGCAGATGCTGGCACCGTCGCTGGCCAAGTTCGGCCCGCTGGGCGTCAAGGAATTCGAGGTGTTCGACCTGCCGTTCATCTTCGACGGCTACGCCGACCTGCACAAGGTGACCAAGGGCCCGATCGGCGCCGGCATCCTGAAGAAGCTCGATTCCAAGGGCATCATCGGTCTGGCGTTCTGGGACAACGGCTTCAAGTCCTTCTCGGCCAATACGCCGATCAGGACGCCGGCCGACCTGAAGGCGAAGAAGTTGCGCATCCAGTCGTCCAAGGTGCTTGAAGAGCAGATGCGCAGCATCGGTGCGCTGCCGCAGGTGATGGCGTTCTCCGAGGCCTATCAGGCGCTGCAGACCGGCGTGGTCGATGGTACCGAAAACCCGCACTCCAACATGTACACGCAGAAGATGCACGAGGTGCAGAAGCACATGGCGGTGACCGACCATGGCTATCTCGGCTACGCGGTCATCGTGAACAAGAAGTTCTGGGACGGTCTGCCGGCCGACGTGCGCGGCCAGCTTGATGTGGCGATGAAGGAATCGACCGAGTACGCGAACAAGATCGCCAAGGAAGAGAACGACGCCTCGCTCGAAGGCATCCGCAAGAGCGGCAAGACGCAGGTCTATGTGCCGACGGCCGACGAGCGCCTGGCGTTCAAGCGCGCCATGGTACCGGTGCACAAGAAGATGGAAGGCCGCATCGGTCGCGAACTGATCGATGCCATCTACAAGGAAACGGCATTCGATCCGTCGAAGCTGTAA
- a CDS encoding protein-glutamate methylesterase/protein-glutamine glutaminase: MLSQTAAKTPAPVGARIRVLIVDDSAVVRQVLSELLSADPQIRVIATASDPLVAFERLKVEWPDVIVTDVEMPRMDGVTFVRRIMSERPTPIVVCSSLTEKGAETTMEVLAAGAISVVTKPKIGIKQFLHESAHALTDAVKAAARARVGRPRVAPVPGPKAGPKLTADAMLPPVMGEAMRMTTDKLIALGTSTGGTQALEAVLTQLPRVSPGIVVVQHMPERFTAAFAARLDSICEIHVKEAVNGDRVIPGVALIAPGGRHMMLRRNGAQYVVEVSDGPLVNRHKPSVDVLFRSVAKYAGKNALGIIMTGMGDDGARGLKEMRDAGATTCAQDEASCVVFGMPKEAIKLGAAEHVIALEQIPGMINRYGK; the protein is encoded by the coding sequence ATGCTGAGCCAGACTGCCGCCAAGACGCCGGCACCGGTCGGCGCCCGTATTCGCGTTCTGATCGTCGATGATTCGGCAGTGGTACGCCAGGTGCTGTCGGAACTGCTGTCCGCCGACCCTCAGATACGCGTCATCGCGACCGCGTCCGACCCGCTGGTGGCCTTCGAACGATTGAAGGTCGAGTGGCCGGATGTCATCGTGACGGACGTCGAAATGCCCCGCATGGATGGCGTCACCTTCGTGCGCCGCATCATGTCGGAACGCCCGACGCCCATCGTCGTCTGTTCGTCGCTGACCGAGAAGGGCGCGGAAACGACGATGGAAGTGCTGGCCGCAGGCGCCATCAGCGTGGTGACAAAGCCGAAGATCGGGATCAAGCAGTTCCTGCACGAATCGGCCCATGCATTGACCGATGCCGTGAAGGCCGCAGCGCGCGCGCGCGTCGGCAGGCCGCGTGTCGCACCGGTACCCGGCCCGAAGGCCGGTCCCAAGCTGACGGCCGACGCCATGTTGCCGCCGGTCATGGGCGAAGCCATGCGCATGACGACCGACAAGCTGATCGCACTGGGTACCTCGACCGGCGGCACGCAGGCGCTGGAAGCCGTGCTGACGCAGCTGCCGCGCGTGTCGCCCGGCATTGTGGTCGTGCAGCATATGCCCGAACGCTTTACCGCAGCGTTCGCGGCGCGTCTCGACAGCATCTGCGAAATCCACGTCAAGGAGGCCGTGAACGGCGATCGCGTGATCCCGGGTGTGGCGCTGATTGCGCCCGGCGGGCGCCACATGATGCTCAGGCGCAATGGCGCGCAGTATGTTGTCGAGGTCAGCGACGGCCCGCTGGTGAATCGCCACAAGCCGTCGGTCGACGTGCTGTTCCGATCGGTTGCCAAGTACGCGGGCAAGAACGCGCTGGGCATCATCATGACCGGCATGGGCGACGACGGTGCCCGCGGACTGAAGGAAATGCGCGACGCCGGCGCCACCACCTGCGCCCAGGATGAGGCCAGTTGCGTGGTGTTCGGCATGCCCAAGGAGGCGATCAAGCTCGGCGCAGCCGAGCACGTGATCGCGCTTGAGCAGATTCCCGGAATGATCAATCGCTACGGCAAGTGA
- a CDS encoding chemotaxis protein CheD has protein sequence MTRLTPIEIYLKPGELFFGDETTRLRTILGSCVAITMWHPGRRMGGMCHFMLPGGGHPDRAGDGLSPRFAEGALNSMIREARRLGTRELDYTFKLFGGGNMFPGIAGRQQVPIGEANVQRARTLLGELGVRPVAEHTGGYGQRVLVMDVSNGVVWMRHDDTRSGAGVNTHGELAC, from the coding sequence ATGACGCGGCTGACGCCGATCGAGATTTATCTGAAGCCCGGAGAGCTGTTCTTTGGTGATGAAACGACACGCCTGCGCACCATACTGGGTTCGTGCGTCGCGATCACGATGTGGCATCCAGGCCGCCGGATGGGTGGCATGTGTCATTTCATGCTGCCCGGCGGCGGCCATCCGGATCGGGCTGGCGATGGACTGAGTCCGCGATTCGCCGAAGGCGCCTTGAATTCCATGATCCGGGAGGCAAGACGCTTGGGCACGCGCGAGCTTGACTACACTTTCAAGCTGTTCGGCGGGGGCAACATGTTTCCTGGCATTGCCGGGCGCCAGCAGGTTCCGATAGGCGAAGCCAATGTGCAGCGCGCGCGGACATTGCTTGGTGAATTGGGCGTGCGGCCGGTGGCCGAACACACGGGCGGATACGGCCAGCGTGTGCTGGTGATGGACGTGAGCAACGGGGTGGTATGGATGCGTCATGACGACACCCGCTCCGGCGCTGGCGTGAACACCCATGGAGAACTTGCATGCTGA